A single genomic interval of Alteromonas sp. BL110 harbors:
- a CDS encoding tetratricopeptide repeat protein has translation MMQGQPNIIIPQLINAFRQGNFSNVVDAIEASPALVNVDPVVVQLYGGSLRKLTEHKKAAKVFEKGLKKFPSSTDLMNSYGNFLLESGNAVKASQLFRKASSINAESFDYKYNFTRSLYAEKKYREALQLGKQLVEARSNHVSLLILLAAIQVELGNIEIAEAHLVSALNIDNRNVTALNNLGNLKRGQGKLVEAIRNYELALTHAVQANVDTPLIYQNLAAVMGLNGDTESSLEVYQKGLSRFPTNSELNKEYAHFAWIKNASSPFAFFEEQLSDENAELVLVYCELMLRIGEPSKARYWLEKLIGHTDKSISIAATAHLSSALRDLGEFEAALTLSESKLKAAQSNTVALLVEKGYALLSLRKYKDAIVVFEKVCRIAPLNQGYWTLLSTAYKANGNSNKYKNLCDYQSFVHATKLLTDSAANISFVQELKDHLSTLHNDERHPIGQSLRNGSQTFENLLDSKHQLLQTLRRLLEERAQEFIGSLKTEKKHPFLSRLSDNLNFIGSWSVRLRRSGFHKSHYHSEGWLSGVLYVDVPEEVNQGGNGWLCFGRPDINGVAMDEDYAIKPEAGTVVFFPSYLWHGTNPIETESQRMTVAFDIVPN, from the coding sequence ATGATGCAAGGCCAGCCAAATATTATTATTCCCCAGCTTATTAATGCATTTAGGCAAGGCAACTTTTCAAACGTTGTTGACGCTATAGAGGCATCGCCTGCGCTTGTGAATGTAGACCCTGTTGTCGTTCAATTATACGGAGGGTCCTTACGCAAACTGACAGAACACAAAAAAGCGGCAAAAGTTTTTGAAAAAGGGTTGAAAAAGTTTCCTTCATCGACTGATCTGATGAATAGTTACGGAAACTTTCTTCTTGAGAGTGGAAATGCGGTAAAGGCATCACAGCTTTTTAGAAAGGCAAGCAGCATAAATGCTGAGTCCTTCGATTATAAATATAACTTTACAAGATCCCTCTATGCTGAAAAGAAATACCGTGAGGCCTTGCAATTAGGAAAGCAACTAGTTGAGGCTCGTTCGAATCATGTTTCATTACTTATCTTACTAGCCGCTATTCAAGTTGAACTAGGCAACATAGAAATTGCTGAAGCCCATTTGGTTTCAGCGCTTAATATTGATAATCGCAATGTTACTGCTTTGAATAATTTGGGTAACCTGAAGCGTGGGCAGGGAAAGCTCGTTGAAGCAATTCGCAATTACGAGCTAGCGTTAACACATGCTGTTCAAGCCAATGTCGATACACCATTAATTTATCAGAACTTAGCTGCGGTTATGGGGCTCAATGGCGATACTGAGTCATCATTAGAGGTGTACCAAAAAGGGCTGTCGCGTTTCCCCACCAATAGCGAATTGAACAAAGAATACGCCCATTTTGCATGGATAAAGAACGCTTCTTCGCCATTCGCTTTTTTCGAAGAGCAATTGTCTGACGAAAATGCGGAGCTTGTACTCGTATATTGTGAGTTGATGTTACGTATTGGCGAGCCATCAAAAGCGCGTTATTGGCTTGAAAAGTTAATAGGCCACACAGACAAGAGCATTAGCATTGCTGCAACCGCTCATTTAAGTAGTGCACTTAGAGACTTAGGCGAATTTGAAGCAGCACTAACTTTAAGTGAAAGCAAATTAAAAGCGGCACAAAGCAACACCGTTGCACTTCTCGTCGAGAAAGGATACGCGCTATTAAGCTTAAGAAAATACAAAGACGCTATTGTAGTATTTGAAAAGGTTTGTCGTATTGCTCCCCTCAATCAAGGATACTGGACACTGCTTTCTACAGCGTATAAAGCGAATGGCAATAGTAACAAATACAAAAATCTGTGTGATTATCAGTCTTTTGTCCACGCTACTAAGCTTCTGACAGACAGCGCAGCAAATATTAGCTTTGTGCAGGAACTGAAGGACCACCTTTCTACCTTACACAATGACGAAAGGCATCCGATTGGACAATCTTTAAGAAACGGATCGCAGACGTTTGAAAATTTGTTAGATAGCAAACATCAATTACTGCAAACGTTAAGAAGGCTGCTAGAAGAAAGGGCACAGGAATTTATAGGCAGTTTGAAAACTGAGAAGAAACACCCCTTTCTTTCTAGGTTAAGTGATAATCTTAATTTTATAGGAAGTTGGTCTGTACGCCTTCGTCGGTCGGGATTTCATAAATCTCATTATCATTCTGAGGGCTGGTTGAGTGGTGTTCTCTATGTCGACGTTCCTGAAGAAGTTAATCAAGGGGGCAATGGATGGCTATGCTTTGGGCGCCCTGATATAAACGGCGTTGCTATGGATGAAGATTATGCGATTAAGCCTGAGGCTGGCACCGTTGTTTTCTTTCCCTCGTACTTATGGCACGGAACCAACCCCATTGAAACTGAAAGCCAGAGAATGACTGTAGCTTTTGATATTGTGCCAAATTAA
- a CDS encoding aspartyl/asparaginyl beta-hydroxylase domain-containing protein, with protein MNSNNNHITQLIESITTIVEKAEYDSALSAYASLFKQYPEFLSPKDEEPLTKFRATHIHNAANLSRRALYNACHHIGSTSRIKQAVNMLCGVERKVYQHEAQKPSFLFIPDLPSSPFSETSEVEGLQDLVNKLSSSKEVFLSCIKYANDNYVHEIGEVPKSDDWKKLSENWSSMHLMKGGHFTEHAKRLPHDPISLFNSPLLAHCPTHAPEVVISVLKPKAYIPPHYGISNIKWTLHIPLVVNDNAYLDVAGEKRTWSAKTEALLFDDSFVHSAENPADAARAVLIIDIWNPHLTEVEKQDIQMLMREYANWSAHFGALAVLDKRFY; from the coding sequence ATGAATAGCAATAATAATCACATCACTCAATTAATTGAAAGTATTACGACAATTGTTGAGAAAGCTGAGTATGATTCAGCACTTTCGGCCTACGCGTCTTTATTCAAGCAATACCCCGAGTTTTTATCTCCAAAAGATGAAGAGCCTCTTACAAAGTTCAGGGCCACCCATATTCATAATGCGGCTAACTTGTCTCGTAGGGCACTGTACAATGCTTGCCATCACATAGGGAGCACGTCCAGAATAAAGCAGGCGGTGAATATGTTGTGTGGCGTTGAAAGAAAGGTTTATCAACACGAAGCACAAAAACCAAGTTTCCTTTTTATACCTGATTTGCCTTCGTCGCCATTTTCTGAAACTAGCGAGGTAGAAGGGCTTCAAGATTTGGTTAATAAGCTCTCTTCATCTAAGGAAGTCTTTCTGTCTTGTATAAAATATGCAAATGATAACTATGTTCATGAGATAGGAGAGGTGCCAAAGTCAGATGATTGGAAAAAACTGAGTGAAAATTGGTCTTCCATGCATTTGATGAAAGGAGGACACTTTACGGAGCACGCTAAGCGTCTTCCGCATGACCCCATATCCTTGTTTAATTCGCCTTTGTTAGCACACTGTCCGACCCACGCACCTGAAGTCGTCATATCGGTATTAAAGCCAAAAGCCTATATTCCTCCACATTACGGTATATCGAATATAAAGTGGACACTTCATATCCCACTTGTTGTTAACGACAACGCTTATTTAGATGTCGCCGGTGAGAAAAGAACGTGGAGTGCCAAAACAGAAGCTTTACTATTTGACGATAGTTTTGTACATAGTGCAGAAAATCCAGCTGACGCAGCGCGAGCGGTATTGATTATCGATATCTGGAACCCTCATTTAACCGAAGTAGAAAAGCAAGACATACAAATGCTGATGCGCGAATATGCTAATTGGTCCGCACATTTTGGTGCGCTTGCAGTGTTGGACAAGAGGTTTTACTAA